The Molothrus aeneus isolate 106 chromosome 9, BPBGC_Maene_1.0, whole genome shotgun sequence region GTATTTTTCACTTTGTTACAAAGCAAAATAGTGGAAGTTAAATGGAATCTGCAGAAGTTAATGTGGGGTGGTCCTGCATTTTTCTATCCCTGTTTTCAGCACTGATTtcttttggttgttgtttttgggtaattttttttgtttgttattttggggtttctttaaGTAACCTTATGTCATATTCAGCACTACTctttaaaaaggttttcttCTATTACTGGGgattgttgttttgggtttttttaaattgccaTTCTGCTTGTTATTTGCttaatttccatttcttgtttcttttctcttaacTGTTCTTAAATTCCCTTTCTTAACAAGCCTAACTCCTGTATTGCCTCCTAGCAGCTTATCCTGCTTTTCTGGTAGCATTTTCTGAATTAAGGAGCTGAGGCACTGCTAATCCTGACACTTGTCACTGAATTTTACAGTTTGTGCAGTAAAGGGTTCTCGTGCTTCTGAGCAAAACAGGGTAAAATAAAGGTGTCCTGCATCAGTTTGCTCCAGTTCACTTTAGGAGGTTTTATTCTACAGCTGATATTCTTGTGAAACCCTAGGAATAAAAGCTGATAAAATTGTAGTATGTCTTCATTTCAGCAGGTCTCAAAAGGCCCTTCATGCTTGTAAGTATTCAGAATTTTGTTCTTGTTTGAAAGCCTGAATCAGTCAAGCTGATATTAGATAAATTAATGCAAAAACATTCATATCTGGGCTGGAATTTTTTAGTGGAAAACATATTGATCTTTTTACAGATACACCTTGTGATTTGCCACAGATAGAAAATGGAAACCTTCCCCAGTACTATTACAGTTTCAAAAATTACTATTTCCCTatgcataaaggaaaaaagctctCCTATTCTTGTGTGGTTGGTTACACAACTGAAAGTGGGACTCAAGATGGAAGAATAACTTGTACAGCAAAAGGATGGGCTCCAGTGCCTCGATGCTACAGTGAGTTAGCTTTGTTCACCATTGCTTCCAGCAGGGGCATTTCCTGGCTGGTTTTCCTGGGGCATGGAGGAAAAGAAGCTGCATAACAGAAGGGATAAAACGTACAGGGTGCAATCAATTATTTATGTCGAGACTACATAGGTTTATATATGGAATATTTTTACAACAATACATATTTTAAGGGTATTTAcccatttatattttcatataagAACATAAAGTTTCCCAGTTTTCTTAGTCTGGGAAAACTATTAGTTTTCCCTTAGATGTATAACTTCTTGAGTCTCCCTAGCTCTAGATTCCTTGGCTGTATTCCATGTGGTGGTTTGAGATACAGTTTGATGATTGGAGAAGAGTTTCTTCACTAAATTGAGAAAATCAGATTAGATCAGTATAGCTACAAACCCCTTCTTTTGcttgcaggaaaacaaaattattccattctttcttTCTAACCAAGCTGTCTTCTATCCTTCAGGAAAATGCACCAAGCCTCTTTTGGAAAATGGCTCTTTTTACAGCACAGAAATGGACTTCAAAATCCATGAGAAACTGCAATACAAATGTAATCCAGGCTACCTCACCCCAAGTGGTGCTGCTGAAGATACAGTGCAGTGTCAGCCACAAGGATGGTCCTCCCAGCCAAGCTGTACTAACACACTTGGTAGTGTTgtgcatttttctcctttctaatCTCTTGCAGAAGTCTAGAATTCCTCTGTCCTTGCTGTAGGGCCAAACTGCCTATGACAGGCTGTCAGTTGAGTGCTCCTAAAGCAGGTCCTCAGCTGTACCTCTGGGGAAAAACTTGTTTCACAGGCACATGGTTTTGTGCATTtgtaaagaaatgtaaaatgatAGCTGTAAAATGAtagattgtggtggtgtttgcaggggtctcaggatgagggaagagacgagaatgttgactctatgtttcagaaggcttgatttattattttatgaaatatattatattaaaaccatactaaaagaatagaagaaaggatttcatcagaaggttaGCTAAGAGTAGAAcaggaaaggaatgataacaataGTTTGTGTCTCGggcagagagtctgagccagctgactgtgattggccattaattagaaacaagcacatgagaccaatcccagatgcacctgttgcattccacagcagcagataatcagaTAATCATCGGTTACATTTTGCTCCTGAGGCCTGtcggcttctcaggagaaaaaaatcccaaggaacggatttttcataaaacatgtctgtgacaataGATGTAAATTGATAGATGTAAAATGAATCAGTAGAGATTAAATCATGCTGTTTCAAATAAAGTTTGTATGGGAAtggatttcttttccaaatgacaaacagaaaacctgtgCCAACAGCTGCATTTGTAGTTATTCATCATTTTACCCAGGATCTGGCCACTTTTAAGGAGTATCTAAGGGAAGCTTTGGAACACTCCCACAAAAGAGCATGCAGTGCTCACGCCTGTGCTTTCTTTCCCTGAGAGCCGTACGGGGTGCCGCGGCTGGAGCAGGGCGGCGAGGCGCGGCCGAACGGGCCCCTGCGGGAGCGCTGCCAGCCGGGCCCGCGCCCGGCCCCCGGGAGCGCCACCGCCGCCGCAGCGCTGTGCCTGCCCCGCGGCCGGCAGCTGCCCCCGCGCTGCACCGGTACGTCCTCAGCCCCGGAACTCATCCGCTGGCACAACAAGTCACctgctgctttcttctgctgctttcacCGCTGTGTTTTCTTCCCAGGGATCACTTGCTCCGCTCTGAGTGAAGTAGCTCACGGAGGTTTCTATCCTGTGAAGAAAACTTATGAAGAAGGAGATGTAGTTCACTTTTTCTGTGACAAACATTATTCTGTCACTGGATTTGACTTAATTCAGTGCTATAATTTTGGGTGGTATCCAGACCCTCCAGTGTGTGAAGGTACCCTGCTTTTATAGTTTTACTCTGTCAAATTCTTAGAGAAAAGAAGGTGTGAACCTTCTTTCAAGAAATGCTTTatgaatacaaaataaaaatacagtttgtaGCCTAAATGTAAATCAAGTGTCAGTCAAAGGGCAGGGAGCCAAGGCAACAGGAAGGGGAGCAATGGTAATTGGAACTACATTTCAGTGAACTCTAACAGCAGGAGAGATACTGTCTCTTACTGTCCAAGTTGTATCCCAGAGAAGCAGGAATCAGCAGTTACAGGGAATTTTTTAGACCCTGAAGCTCAATAAACTGTTCAGAGTACATGAAGGGTTAACCAGGTCTTCTTAATCCTACCTTGTGGGATGGGGAGGTACCTCTTGAgaggcattaaaaataaaatttgtagCAAGGTTCTCCTTAGCTTGTGGTACTTTTCAGAGTTGTACAACCTCCTCAAACTTTCCTTGTTTTGAACAGATTAAATAAAAGGTTGTCCTGAGGACAGGAATACACCTTTAGAAATTGCTATCACTTCCCCAGTCACTGGGGGATAATGGAGAATCTCAGTAAATCAAGTTCCAAAAGAATGAAAGGTGAAGCAGTTGAGATATAGAACAGAGCAGGAAGCAGCACAAAACAACCTTTACTACAGCTTAGACTCCAACCCTGTGTTTATTCTCATGACACAGCAGGAACTTTTTTTGAGTGAGTGCAGAGAAGGTGGAGATGCTCAGGAGGATGAAAACAAGGCCTAAATCTACTTTTGAGGATACAGTAATCACAAACTTAATTTGTAGATAGGAAATGGGCTATGGTTATTGCTTCTTCTGTAGCATTAGAATTAATACATAATCTGCTTTAAATAGTATATGAATGGAGGGTATGGGAGATTTCTATTTCCTGGAGTCCTACAAAGGATATTTTTTAAGTCTCTGTGGAGAAATTACAAATTTGTTTATAGCAGTACAATGACATagtacttttattttatatttgtggAATGCAAAATCACTTGTTTGTTTGGGTCTCCCATTGTattaagaaaattttattaagaAATTACTCTGGCTTAGCCAAAAAAAGCCTTTTGAGTGATAGGCTTGCATTGTGTATGGTGAGCTTAATTGTGTACATGGTTTTGGCAAGACAGAAAAcaatatgcatttttttattttcagatgtaaaaaataaatgtccTCCACCACCACTCCCTCATGGCCATACCAGCACAGCCAGAAGAACATATCATAATGGAGACAAAGTTATTGTACAGTGTACCTTGGGAAGGAGAGGATCTGAGGAAATCCAGTGTGAAGGAGGAAAATGGACATCACCCTCTATCTGTATTGGTGAGTTAGTTACTTCTGTGAAGGCTGACAGCTGAACTGAAATGATTCTTCAACCCATGCCTTAATTTTCTGGAGAGTCTCACTTGCTATATCTGCAAAACTGTTATCCTTCCTCTCTTAAAAGGCTTGAGAGACAAAGTGCTGCATATTTTACAGGCAGTCCGTGGTTCCCAGATTAAAAGGATCAGCTAGGTGAATTCAGCTGCCACCTGTAACATCTTCCCTGGAAAACTGGGATTATTACATTTTGGAGTGCATCATGTCTGCCTGTTTTAGTACTTTACAATGAACTGTTTCTGTGAAAACTGGTTCTGAGTCTCTGCTATGGTTACAGAAGCTGTGGATAACCAGGAATCTGGGacagcaccaccaccactcGAGGCAGATGCAGAAACAAAGGCAAACCAAACACATCACAATGAAGATGATATGAGTAGGTGAACATTACTCTTCTTTAAAAGGGATTCTCGAATCCAATTATAGGCATTTTATgactactttttttcttttgctataGGACAGTCCCTTATTCTTGAAAATGCTTGCATGGGCAACAGATGTCAATGTAGCCGATAAATAAAAGGCTATTGTTGCTTTTTTCTTAATTACACCAATAAGCCTGCTGtgtatttgtaattttatttcatacaGAGCATTTATATTCAGTCATTTTGTACTCTTTAGTATTATTTGGACATGCAGCTTCATGAGTATTTTGTTGTTCCTTGATTAATATTTGCAATAACATTTTTTTGAACCACTCATAGATGAAACATTTAAAGTAACAAATAAGATGGTCTACATCACATAAAAAGAATTAAACTGTATTGAGTGTAAAGAAGCAAGAGTCAAAAATAGGCATAGATGTAAAGTGTGGAGGGAAATAAAATGCATGTCTAAAATTCAGAAAGTCAAGTGTAGAGTTTCCACAAATGAAACCTGGAAAAGGAATTGTATTGGTTTGGATTCTATTTGTTTGCAAATTTGTTTGCTCAGTCTAGTATTGGTCTAATACTTTCACCTGTGTTAACAATGTTGTAATCTAATCAAGACTTAATTGCCTCTCTCTCTATCCCATATTAGAAATGCAGCAAGACTGTGCCTCTCCACCTGTGATTAAAAATGGTGCTGTCCTGGGCCCAGTACTGGCAAGTTACAAAAATGGTTCCTGGGTAGAATATGTTTGTCAGCATTACCACTTTTTGGATGGGCCCAGCACTGTTTATTGTCACCAAGGAAACTGGACAGAACAACCAACCTGCTTAGGTGAATCTTGGAAGGAAAATTACAAATTACATTGTCATATGTAgtataaaaagggaaaattggaAGGAACCTCTAAATAATCTTTTCATTACCATCTTTCCTCTTTTGTTGGAGTTAATAAAGATTCCAGAAATATGAGGATGaaccaaaattaaatttttagcAGGCCTCTCCTGCTGGGTATCCTCTGGCCTGTTTTTAAAACCTGCCAATTAAATAGATTCCTCTGTTTCCTGAATGAGCTATTCTAGTATATAGCTATTCCTGTTTCCTAGGAGGATTCTCCAATTTCTTTCCTCCATATTGTCCATTCAGATAATTTCTTCCTGTCTTTCAATAGATGATTAGAAGGAATGGTGTAGCCATTCCCAAAATTGCTTTTAGATACAATTAACAAAGAATTAGCGATGGCTTCTTggacttttgtttttaaactttcaggcttttttttttttatatcatgTGTCTTTATATCTTGTTTCATGCTGGCATGGACTTTCAaattttcctgtgctgcttttatGTATGCTGCTCAAAACAATGTATAGAACCCCCTGGAGAAAATTACCAGTGCTAGCAGGAATACAAACAAGAGTTGTTTGTttatctttccttccttcctctaaTGGAACAATTAAATTTTACTAACATCCTGTGTTAAATTGGCTCACCTTTCAGTTTGTAATCTaccatgaaaatgaaaatacacaATCACTTCAGTTTTAATTGCATATTTCTAAATGAACAGAAGTTACCTCATCTAGACTGAAATTTTTGGATCTGAGTACTCAAATTTAAGAAATCCTGTGAAATAATGAAATCTCACTTCCTGTGAGCATTATTTGTCTCATTAGCATCCCAATAAGCCCATCATCCTTTGCATGTTTTTGAGATTTCTTTTATACACTCACCTAAACAGACCAGAAAGAGCACATGCTGATGTTAGCTTCAGGAAAATTCCATGGGAATTTGGTGTTACActgagtttcaggaaaattCCACGGGAATTTGGTGTTACCCTGCTGTCACCAGACTGCCAATAACTGAGTTCTCCTTGCCTTTCCCTCAGCAAAGCATCAATAAGGGTCTTTATCAGCCAGTGATTCTCATGGAACTTGtagaaatttattttgtagGCTTTATTGATGGTGAACAGTGGTTTCAGAAGTTAATGAGATTAATCATCTAATGGAAAGCTACAGTCTCTGATGTGATCCTGGCACTGGGTTTTAAGAACCTGTCAGAAAGCAGCCATTCcttttgcatgtatttggtttttgttgtcacttcagacattttctttcatttgcatttttctatGCATCTGTAGTTCTTTCTTTGTCTTGCAAAATTGAGAAGCATTTTAGAATTATTGACATGGGGTTCTTTCTTCACTCCTACAAAAGGGAGCTAAGAAACCAGTTAAGGTGGCTccttattaaaatacatttttatttcccagaacCATGTACTCTGAATGTAACTGATATGGACAGCAACAACTTAACATTGAAATGGAGACGGGAAGAATTAGTTTTCCTCCATGGAGATCTCATAGAGTTTGAATGTAAAGAGGGATATAGTTTTCTCCAGACTGCCATTCCATCTCTTGGGAGGACACAGTGTGACCAAGGCAGACTGAATTATCCAAAATGTGTTATTCAAGGtaaagcaataattt contains the following coding sequences:
- the LOC136559801 gene encoding coagulation factor XIII B chain-like, with amino-acid sequence METVKMRFKSYFIILVMVCSRKLFAEDTPCDLPQIENGNLPQYYYSFKNYYFPMHKGKKLSYSCVVGYTTESGTQDGRITCTAKGWAPVPRCYRKCTKPLLENGSFYSTEMDFKIHEKLQYKCNPGYLTPSGAAEDTVQCQPQGWSSQPSCTNTLEPYGVPRLEQGGEARPNGPLRERCQPGPRPAPGSATAAAALCLPRGRQLPPRCTGTSSAPELIRWHNKSPAAFFCCFHRCVFFPGITCSALSEVAHGGFYPVKKTYEEGDVVHFFCDKHYSVTGFDLIQCYNFGWYPDPPVCEDVKNKCPPPPLPHGHTSTARRTYHNGDKVIVQCTLGRRGSEEIQCEGGKWTSPSICIEAVDNQESGTAPPPLEADAETKANQTHHNEDDMKMQQDCASPPVIKNGAVLGPVLASYKNGSWVEYVCQHYHFLDGPSTVYCHQGNWTEQPTCLEPCTLNVTDMDSNNLTLKWRREELVFLHGDLIEFECKEGYSFLQTAIPSLGRTQCDQGRLNYPKCVIQAATEKCGSPPSIANGALTVPALPQYDSGSSVQYICSDYHFLQGSERIYCSEGQWTSPPVCIEPCTLSKTEMEKNNVLLQAFYADQVYFYHGDYVGFYCKQNHFGAESGTTLFQVQCERGQLAYPRCVEREMQVWT